From Actinopolyspora lacussalsi, a single genomic window includes:
- a CDS encoding secreted trypsin-like serine protease (product_source=COG5640; cath_funfam=2.40.10.10; cog=COG5640; pfam=PF00089; smart=SM00020; superfamily=50494; transmembrane_helix_parts=Inside_1_4,TMhelix_5_27,Outside_28_267): MRRRLWPNLPAVLFVALAFWVVLPTTTVATEQPPPELNTASAAPIVGGKPADIEQYPWVVYLMDSQGKQFCGGALVASNKVVTAAHCVIDRRASDVRVVAGRADKSSQRGQVLGVADFWVHPDYSAPYRGADVAVLTLRESTSRSVVELADPSDELYGDNTEATVLGWGARSEGGQNSEILRRATVPVVGDAECAEIYDRQFVPKAMVCAGYPDGEVDACQGDSGGPLVVGDKIIGIVSWGVGCARPGKPGVYTEVAAYADRIRARL, encoded by the coding sequence ATGCGACGACGCTTGTGGCCCAACCTTCCGGCGGTGCTGTTCGTGGCTCTCGCGTTCTGGGTGGTGCTGCCCACGACCACGGTTGCCACCGAGCAACCACCTCCCGAACTGAACACGGCATCGGCCGCACCGATCGTCGGAGGGAAACCCGCCGACATCGAGCAGTACCCCTGGGTGGTCTATCTGATGGATTCCCAGGGAAAGCAGTTCTGCGGCGGGGCGCTGGTCGCCTCGAACAAGGTGGTGACCGCGGCGCACTGTGTGATCGATCGTCGAGCCTCCGACGTCCGCGTGGTGGCCGGGCGTGCCGACAAGAGCAGTCAGCGGGGTCAGGTCCTGGGGGTGGCCGACTTCTGGGTGCATCCCGACTACAGCGCTCCCTATCGAGGGGCAGACGTGGCGGTGCTGACACTTCGTGAATCCACATCACGTTCGGTGGTGGAACTGGCCGATCCGAGCGACGAGCTCTACGGCGACAACACCGAGGCGACCGTGCTGGGATGGGGCGCCCGCTCCGAAGGAGGCCAGAACTCGGAGATCCTGCGCCGGGCGACGGTTCCGGTGGTCGGCGACGCCGAGTGCGCCGAGATCTACGACCGCCAGTTCGTACCGAAGGCGATGGTGTGCGCGGGATATCCCGATGGGGAAGTGGACGCTTGCCAGGGCGATTCCGGAGGTCCGCTGGTCGTGGGGGACAAGATCATCGGCATCGTTTCTTGGGGCGTGGGATGCGCGCGTCCGGGAAAGCCGGGGGTCTATACCGAGGTGGCGGCCTATGCCGATCGGATACGGGCCCGGCTCTGA
- a CDS encoding hypothetical protein (product_source=Hypo-rule applied), giving the protein MPIGYGPGSESNRARQRADGHGYPGFLRQRLLPVWVLVPERSTGDQSHGEPEERRRADHVE; this is encoded by the coding sequence ATGCCGATCGGATACGGGCCCGGCTCTGAGTCGAACCGGGCCCGGCAGCGGGCCGATGGTCACGGTTACCCGGGGTTTCTCCGGCAGCGGTTGTTGCCCGTGTGGGTACTCGTGCCGGAGCGGTCAACCGGCGACCAGTCCCACGGAGAGCCCGAGGAACGCCGCCGCGCTGACCACGTCGAGTGA
- a CDS encoding threonine/homoserine/homoserine lactone efflux protein (product_source=COG1280; cog=COG1280; pfam=PF01810; superfamily=161111; transmembrane_helix_parts=Outside_1_9,TMhelix_10_32,Inside_33_44,TMhelix_45_67,Outside_68_79,TMhelix_80_97,Inside_98_122,TMhelix_123_145,Outside_146_154,TMhelix_155_177,Inside_178_211): MLLDPGTLPGFVLISTAVILTPGVDTFLLLRTSMRFGTRPGLYTLAGIHTASLVQVALVISGLGALVTSRPEVLSVLKWVGAAYLIYLAVTILRGLWRSRHGDSADVLGDAPATPDANPYLRGLLSNITNPKMLLFSLAFLPQFVGSATSPALQLTMLGLVFLALAAVWELAIVLGASRVAGRLRKPSIRNSLDVVSAAAFLGLSVGLVAG, from the coding sequence ATGCTGCTGGATCCGGGAACCCTGCCGGGCTTCGTACTCATCAGCACGGCGGTGATACTCACCCCCGGCGTGGACACGTTCCTGTTGCTTCGCACATCGATGAGGTTCGGGACACGCCCGGGGCTGTACACCCTGGCGGGCATCCACACCGCGAGCCTGGTTCAGGTGGCCCTGGTGATCTCGGGCCTGGGAGCACTCGTCACCAGCAGACCGGAAGTGCTCTCGGTGCTGAAGTGGGTGGGAGCGGCTTATCTGATCTATCTGGCAGTGACCATCCTGCGCGGACTCTGGCGCTCCCGGCACGGCGACAGCGCCGACGTTCTCGGTGACGCCCCGGCCACGCCGGATGCCAATCCGTACCTGCGTGGTCTGCTCAGCAACATCACCAATCCCAAGATGCTGCTGTTCAGCCTGGCCTTTCTGCCGCAGTTCGTGGGATCCGCGACCAGTCCTGCCCTGCAGCTGACAATGCTCGGGCTCGTTTTCCTGGCACTGGCCGCCGTATGGGAGCTGGCGATCGTACTCGGCGCCTCCCGGGTAGCGGGCCGACTGCGGAAGCCGAGCATCCGCAACTCACTCGACGTGGTCAGCGCGGCGGCGTTCCTCGGGCTCTCCGTGGGACTGGTCGCCGGTTGA
- a CDS encoding secreted trypsin-like serine protease (product_source=COG5640; cath_funfam=2.40.10.10; cog=COG5640; pfam=PF00089; smart=SM00020; superfamily=50494), translated as MQTTAVVQAESMTGRGDVRARIVGGTATAPEAAPWAVALTDSSGAHFCGGALVSAREVVTAAHCTLDPTTGAARSATDIRVVLDRSDLRTRQGEVIAVERVWRHSRYEHFTRGDDVAVLTLRNGVSAPPLKLVDAGERERYRPGTTGTVYGWGRTAESEPTSQVLRSVRVPVMSDVRCSRAYPGFERESMFCAGYPDGGKDACGGDSGGPFVVDGRLVGLVSYGSGCARPGFPGVYTRLSSYAARIRDIAVNPVR; from the coding sequence GTGCAAACCACCGCAGTGGTTCAGGCGGAGTCGATGACCGGTCGCGGTGACGTGCGGGCCAGAATCGTCGGCGGTACCGCGACCGCCCCGGAAGCCGCGCCCTGGGCCGTCGCGCTCACCGACTCCTCGGGGGCTCACTTCTGCGGGGGTGCGCTGGTTTCCGCTCGCGAGGTCGTCACCGCGGCGCACTGCACGCTCGATCCGACGACCGGTGCGGCCAGGAGTGCCACCGACATCCGGGTCGTGCTCGACCGTAGCGATCTCCGAACCCGGCAGGGTGAGGTGATCGCGGTCGAACGTGTCTGGCGGCACTCGCGGTACGAGCACTTCACCCGTGGTGACGACGTCGCCGTGCTGACCCTCCGGAACGGGGTGTCCGCGCCACCGTTGAAACTGGTGGACGCCGGAGAGCGGGAGCGGTACCGGCCGGGGACCACCGGCACCGTTTACGGCTGGGGGCGCACCGCCGAGTCGGAACCGACGTCCCAGGTGCTGCGTTCGGTGCGGGTCCCTGTGATGTCTGACGTCCGGTGTTCCCGGGCGTATCCGGGTTTCGAACGCGAGTCGATGTTCTGTGCGGGGTACCCCGACGGAGGCAAGGACGCGTGCGGCGGTGACTCCGGAGGGCCGTTCGTGGTCGACGGCAGACTCGTCGGCCTGGTCTCCTACGGAAGCGGCTGTGCCCGCCCCGGCTTTCCGGGGGTCTACACGCGACTCTCCTCCTACGCGGCGAGGATCCGCGACATCGCGGTGAATCCCGTCCGGTGA
- a CDS encoding adenosine deaminase (product_source=KO:K01488; cath_funfam=3.20.20.140; cog=COG1816; ko=KO:K01488; pfam=PF00962; superfamily=51556; tigrfam=TIGR01430): MSTGTSTALRVPKTELHIHIEGALEPELTFALAERNGITLPYAGVEELRGKYEFGDLQSFLDLYYTGMNVLRSAADFTELADGYLARATEQGVRHAEIFFDPQAHTTRGVALETVLDGLEASLSSSERRFGISTELIACFLRDRGSEEASRMLDELLEHRQRIIGIGLDSAELGHPPGDFATVFSRARQAGLRLVAHAGEEGPAEYVWQALDVLGVERVDHGVRALDDSELVSRLARDRVPLTVCPLSNVRLRGVANLREHPLPRLVDAGVIATINSDDPSYFGGYVGDNFRAIERELGFGEAALREFARNSVEASFLRDSRREQLLAEIEST; the protein is encoded by the coding sequence TTGAGCACGGGAACCTCGACGGCACTACGAGTGCCCAAGACCGAGCTGCACATCCACATCGAGGGCGCGCTGGAGCCGGAACTGACGTTCGCTCTCGCCGAGCGCAACGGCATCACGCTGCCGTACGCGGGAGTCGAGGAGCTGCGCGGGAAGTACGAGTTCGGTGACCTGCAGTCGTTTCTGGATCTGTACTACACCGGGATGAACGTGCTGCGCAGCGCGGCGGACTTCACCGAACTGGCCGATGGCTATCTCGCCAGGGCGACGGAACAGGGGGTGCGCCACGCCGAGATCTTCTTCGACCCACAGGCACACACCACCCGAGGGGTGGCGCTGGAGACGGTGCTCGACGGGCTGGAGGCATCGTTGTCGAGCAGCGAGCGCCGCTTCGGGATCAGCACCGAGCTGATCGCGTGCTTCCTGCGCGACCGGGGCAGCGAGGAGGCGTCTCGGATGCTGGACGAACTGTTGGAGCACCGGCAGCGCATAATCGGCATCGGCCTCGACTCCGCGGAGCTGGGGCATCCGCCGGGAGACTTCGCGACAGTGTTCTCCCGGGCCCGGCAGGCGGGACTCCGGCTGGTGGCCCACGCGGGCGAGGAGGGACCCGCGGAGTACGTCTGGCAGGCGCTGGACGTGTTGGGGGTCGAGCGGGTCGACCACGGCGTTCGGGCTCTCGACGACTCCGAGCTGGTCAGCAGGCTGGCGCGGGACCGTGTCCCGTTGACGGTGTGCCCGCTCTCGAACGTAAGGCTGCGCGGCGTGGCGAACCTGCGGGAACACCCCTTGCCCCGGCTGGTCGACGCCGGTGTGATTGCCACGATCAACTCGGACGACCCGAGTTACTTCGGTGGGTACGTGGGTGACAACTTCCGGGCGATCGAGCGGGAGCTCGGTTTCGGCGAGGCCGCACTGCGCGAGTTCGCGCGCAACTCCGTCGAGGCGTCGTTCCTCCGGGACAGTCGACGCGAACAACTGCTGGCCGAGATCGAATCGACGTGA
- a CDS encoding ElaA protein (product_source=KO:K02348; cog=COG2153; ko=KO:K02348; pfam=PF13673; superfamily=55729) — protein sequence MNPHPLATAVQRAYTADLAPEDFYRMLRLRVDVFVVEQHCPYPELDGRDLEGATRHFWIDSADSGVLGYLRLLEEPDGSFRIGRVCTAPSGRGMGLGKKLMRAAVAEVRKSYAVLSSQTYAVGFYRSFGFVEYGEPYEEDGIPHIDMHRDPTVTGVTR from the coding sequence GTGAACCCGCATCCCCTCGCCACCGCGGTGCAGCGCGCCTACACGGCCGATCTCGCCCCGGAGGATTTCTATCGTATGCTGCGGCTGCGCGTGGACGTCTTCGTCGTCGAGCAGCACTGTCCCTATCCGGAACTCGACGGTCGTGACCTCGAAGGGGCGACCCGCCACTTCTGGATCGACTCCGCCGATTCCGGCGTGCTCGGATACCTGCGACTGCTCGAGGAACCCGACGGCTCCTTCCGGATCGGACGGGTGTGCACCGCCCCCTCCGGCCGGGGAATGGGTCTCGGCAAGAAACTGATGCGTGCCGCTGTCGCCGAGGTCCGCAAGTCGTACGCGGTGCTTTCCTCCCAGACCTACGCGGTGGGGTTCTACCGGTCGTTCGGGTTCGTCGAGTACGGCGAGCCCTACGAGGAGGACGGGATACCGCACATCGACATGCATCGGGACCCGACAGTGACGGGAGTAACGCGATAG
- a CDS encoding magnesium chelatase subunit D (product_source=KO:K03404; cath_funfam=1.10.8.80,3.40.50.300,3.40.50.410; cog=COG1239,COG1240; ko=KO:K03404; pfam=PF01078,PF13519; smart=SM00327,SM00382; superfamily=52540,53300; tigrfam=TIGR02442), with translation MTAATSAQSTVRYPFSAVVGHDELRLGLLLNAVYPRIGGVLVRGEKGTAKSTIVRALAALLPALDVVENCRFGCDPAEPDTDCPDGPHDEATAGARRPARLVELPVGASEDRLVGSLDVERALTEGVRAYQPGLLAAANRGVLYVDEVNLLHDHLVDLLLDAAAMGRSHVEREGVSLSHAASFLLVGTMNPEEGELRPQLLDRFGLTVQVAASREVDTRTEVVRRRLHFEADPVGFAKEWAEEDAELARRIADARSRVESVQLPDSEVRRIASVCASFEVDGMRADLVLARAAVAHAAWRGVNAVAAADVEAAARLALPHRRRRDPFDEPGMDEQQLRQALDDAEQDAERQEASADSVTSDSDGASESNDSEHGPGGGPDEGSGDGPDDPGAGPDDEDGSGGGGTGAPDGPEGPDNTPSGGAEGRPPSDEDAAGNTANGSDGNGSDGSGEAPRERTSEASDTTFRARLLEIPGLGEGAPGRRSRSRSRTGQVVRSSAVDGHGVHLPATLAAAAPHQRSRGRSGPGLRLHATDLRHSVREGREGNLVLFAVDASGSMAARERMSAVSGAVIALLRDAYQRRDKVGVVTFRGADGEIALPPTSSVDTAATRMRRLPTGGKTPLAGGLLTARKVIRTERMRDPQRRPLLVVLTDGKATVGVDAAGNAATRSRRAVDDAMRSAALLDEMGVASVVVDCENGPVRLGMADRLAHVLGAPNLRLEELSADNVAGVVRAAREAGAVLA, from the coding sequence ATGACCGCTGCCACATCGGCACAGTCCACCGTGCGCTACCCGTTCTCCGCGGTTGTCGGGCACGACGAGCTGCGACTGGGGTTGCTGCTCAACGCGGTGTACCCGCGTATCGGCGGGGTGCTGGTGCGGGGCGAGAAGGGCACCGCGAAGTCGACCATCGTGCGTGCGCTCGCTGCCCTGTTGCCCGCTCTCGACGTCGTCGAGAACTGCCGCTTCGGTTGTGATCCCGCCGAGCCGGACACGGACTGCCCCGACGGGCCGCACGACGAGGCGACGGCCGGTGCTCGTCGTCCCGCCCGGCTCGTGGAACTCCCGGTGGGGGCTTCCGAGGACCGCCTGGTCGGATCGCTGGACGTCGAACGCGCGTTGACCGAGGGAGTCCGCGCCTACCAGCCCGGGCTGCTCGCCGCGGCCAACCGCGGGGTGCTCTACGTCGACGAGGTCAACCTGCTGCACGATCACCTCGTCGATCTGTTGCTCGATGCCGCCGCCATGGGCCGCTCCCACGTCGAGCGTGAGGGGGTCTCGCTGTCGCACGCGGCGTCGTTCCTGCTGGTCGGCACCATGAACCCGGAAGAGGGTGAGCTGCGTCCCCAGCTGTTGGACCGCTTCGGGCTGACCGTGCAGGTGGCCGCCTCGCGCGAGGTGGACACGCGTACCGAGGTGGTACGTCGTCGACTGCACTTCGAGGCCGACCCCGTCGGGTTCGCGAAGGAATGGGCGGAGGAGGACGCCGAGCTCGCGCGACGCATCGCCGATGCCCGCTCCCGGGTCGAGTCCGTCCAGCTGCCGGACTCCGAGGTTCGCCGGATCGCGTCGGTGTGTGCCTCGTTCGAGGTGGACGGTATGCGCGCCGATCTGGTGCTGGCGCGTGCCGCGGTCGCGCACGCGGCCTGGCGGGGAGTGAACGCCGTCGCCGCGGCGGATGTGGAAGCCGCGGCGAGGCTGGCGCTACCGCACCGCCGACGGCGCGATCCGTTCGACGAGCCGGGGATGGACGAGCAGCAGTTGCGGCAGGCCCTGGACGATGCCGAACAGGACGCCGAAAGGCAGGAGGCCTCGGCGGACTCGGTCACGTCCGATTCGGACGGTGCTTCCGAGTCGAACGATTCCGAGCACGGCCCCGGTGGCGGCCCTGACGAAGGCTCCGGTGACGGCCCCGACGACCCCGGTGCCGGCCCCGACGACGAGGACGGTTCCGGGGGTGGCGGCACCGGCGCTCCGGACGGTCCCGAGGGACCCGACAACACCCCCTCGGGAGGGGCCGAGGGGAGGCCGCCTTCCGACGAGGATGCCGCCGGTAACACTGCCAACGGTTCGGACGGGAACGGTTCCGACGGCTCCGGTGAAGCCCCACGAGAGCGGACTTCCGAGGCGTCGGACACCACGTTCCGGGCTCGGTTGCTGGAGATTCCCGGCCTCGGCGAAGGTGCGCCGGGACGGCGTTCGCGGTCGCGTTCCCGTACCGGCCAGGTCGTGCGCTCGTCCGCGGTGGACGGTCACGGTGTTCACCTGCCCGCCACGTTGGCCGCCGCGGCGCCACACCAGCGTTCCCGGGGACGTTCCGGACCCGGCCTGCGGCTGCACGCCACCGATCTGCGCCACTCCGTACGCGAAGGACGCGAGGGCAATCTGGTGCTCTTCGCCGTGGACGCCTCGGGGTCGATGGCTGCCAGGGAGCGGATGTCCGCCGTCAGCGGCGCGGTCATCGCACTGCTTCGCGACGCCTACCAACGCAGGGACAAGGTGGGAGTGGTGACCTTCAGGGGGGCGGACGGCGAGATCGCGCTGCCACCGACCTCGTCGGTGGACACCGCTGCCACTCGCATGCGCAGGCTGCCGACCGGCGGCAAGACGCCGCTGGCGGGTGGGCTGCTCACGGCTCGCAAGGTGATCCGTACCGAGCGGATGCGTGATCCGCAGCGTCGCCCCCTGCTGGTCGTGCTCACCGACGGTAAGGCCACTGTGGGCGTCGACGCCGCGGGCAACGCCGCCACGCGTAGCCGTCGCGCCGTGGACGACGCGATGCGTTCGGCCGCGTTGCTCGACGAGATGGGCGTGGCCTCCGTGGTGGTGGACTGCGAGAACGGGCCGGTGCGTCTCGGCATGGCCGATCGACTGGCGCACGTGCTCGGAGCGCCCAACCTGCGGTTGGAGGAGCTCTCCGCGGACAACGTCGCCGGAGTCGTGCGCGCCGCACGGGAAGCCGGTGCGGTGCTCGCGTGA
- a CDS encoding cob(I)alamin adenosyltransferase (product_source=KO:K19221; cath_funfam=3.40.50.300; cog=COG2109; ko=KO:K19221; pfam=PF02572; superfamily=52540; tigrfam=TIGR00708): MPQGQPNSVPNDGLTTRQRRNRPLLAVHTGDMKGKSTSAFGMALRGWNQGWSIGVFQFVKSAKWRVGEESAFRALGRLHEETGEGGPVEWHKMGEGWSWTRKRSTEQDHAEAALEGWHEIARRIEQSRHDLYVLDEFTYPLHWGWVDVAEVVETLRQRPGFQHVVITGRRAPQQLLDAADLALETGKLKHPMDAGQKGQKGIEW, from the coding sequence ATGCCACAGGGACAACCGAACTCCGTACCGAACGACGGGTTGACCACCAGGCAGCGTCGCAACCGTCCCCTGCTCGCGGTGCACACCGGTGACATGAAGGGCAAGTCCACCTCCGCGTTCGGAATGGCGTTGCGCGGCTGGAACCAGGGCTGGTCCATCGGGGTTTTCCAGTTCGTCAAGTCGGCCAAGTGGCGGGTGGGCGAGGAGTCGGCCTTCCGGGCGCTCGGCAGGCTGCACGAGGAGACCGGCGAAGGCGGTCCGGTCGAGTGGCACAAGATGGGTGAGGGTTGGTCCTGGACCCGCAAACGCTCCACGGAGCAGGACCACGCCGAGGCCGCGCTGGAGGGGTGGCACGAGATCGCCCGCCGGATCGAGCAGAGCAGGCACGACCTCTACGTGCTCGACGAGTTCACCTACCCGCTGCACTGGGGATGGGTCGACGTGGCGGAAGTGGTGGAAACCCTGCGGCAGCGCCCGGGATTCCAGCACGTGGTGATCACCGGCAGGCGTGCTCCGCAGCAGTTGCTCGACGCCGCCGATCTGGCACTGGAGACCGGCAAGCTCAAACACCCGATGGATGCCGGCCAGAAGGGGCAGAAGGGGATCGAGTGGTGA
- a CDS encoding cobyrinic acid a,c-diamide synthase (product_source=KO:K02224; cath_funfam=3.40.50.300,3.40.50.880; cog=COG1797; ko=KO:K02224; pfam=PF01656,PF07685; superfamily=52317,52540; tigrfam=TIGR00379) — MSRSVSATVTGAARPRVVVAAPGSGHGKTTVATGLLAALRERLGKVAGFKVGPDYIDPGYHAVATGAPGRNLDPVLVGESRVAPLFAHGAEGADLSVVEGVMGLFDGRLGSVDEVPPYGSTAHVASLLDAPVVLVVDAKGQSQSVAALLHGFRAFQPGLRLGGVIFNRVGSARHEGILREAARSVGINVLGVLARADELHVPSRHLGLVTAAEHGERADDAVAGMARIVTSGVDLDAVAALAASASGMSVEPWRPETAIGDSELTAGSPRVAVAGGSAFTFGYTEHVELLRAAGAEVTVVDPLRDERLPAGTSGLILPGGFPEQYVADLSANEGLRHDIASRVADGLPVHAECAGLLYLARSLDGYPLCGVLDVDARMSPRLTLGYREAVAASDSVLFHEGSRVSGHEFHRTVLTRTAGENPAWFWRDDGVVTEGFVRDRLHASYLHTHPVAIPGAIARFVRECSR, encoded by the coding sequence GTGAGCCGGTCGGTTTCGGCCACGGTGACCGGTGCCGCTCGTCCGCGCGTCGTGGTCGCGGCTCCGGGCTCCGGACACGGCAAGACCACCGTCGCGACCGGACTGCTCGCGGCGCTGCGTGAGCGACTCGGAAAGGTGGCGGGCTTCAAGGTGGGGCCCGACTACATCGATCCCGGGTATCACGCCGTGGCCACCGGTGCACCGGGTCGTAATCTCGACCCCGTCCTGGTCGGGGAGAGTCGTGTCGCCCCGTTGTTCGCCCACGGTGCCGAGGGGGCGGACCTCTCCGTCGTCGAAGGTGTCATGGGGCTGTTCGACGGCAGGCTCGGTTCCGTGGACGAAGTGCCGCCCTACGGTTCGACGGCTCACGTCGCCTCCTTGCTGGACGCTCCGGTCGTGCTCGTGGTGGACGCCAAGGGGCAGAGCCAGAGCGTGGCCGCGTTGTTGCACGGTTTCCGTGCTTTCCAACCGGGACTGCGGCTGGGAGGTGTGATCTTCAACAGGGTCGGTTCGGCTCGGCACGAGGGGATTCTGCGGGAGGCCGCGCGCTCCGTGGGGATCAACGTGCTCGGTGTCCTCGCCCGTGCCGACGAGCTGCACGTGCCCTCGCGCCACCTCGGCCTCGTCACCGCAGCCGAGCACGGCGAACGGGCCGATGACGCCGTCGCCGGCATGGCGCGGATCGTCACCTCGGGGGTCGATCTCGACGCGGTGGCCGCACTCGCCGCTTCGGCTTCCGGAATGTCCGTCGAGCCGTGGCGCCCCGAAACCGCGATCGGTGACAGCGAGCTGACGGCGGGGTCGCCTCGGGTGGCGGTGGCGGGTGGATCGGCGTTCACCTTCGGCTACACCGAACACGTCGAACTGCTGCGAGCCGCGGGTGCGGAGGTCACCGTGGTCGATCCGCTGCGGGACGAGCGATTGCCAGCGGGCACCAGCGGATTGATTCTGCCCGGTGGGTTCCCGGAGCAGTACGTCGCGGACCTGTCCGCGAACGAGGGACTGCGTCACGACATCGCGAGCCGTGTCGCCGACGGCCTGCCGGTGCACGCCGAATGCGCGGGCCTGCTGTACCTGGCGCGGAGTCTGGACGGATATCCGCTGTGCGGGGTGTTGGACGTCGACGCGCGGATGTCCCCTCGGCTCACGCTCGGCTACCGGGAGGCGGTGGCGGCGAGTGACTCGGTGCTGTTCCACGAGGGCAGCCGGGTCTCCGGGCACGAGTTCCACCGCACCGTGCTCACCCGGACGGCCGGGGAAAACCCGGCTTGGTTCTGGCGCGACGACGGTGTGGTTACCGAGGGGTTCGTGCGCGACAGGCTGCACGCTTCCTACCTCCACACTCACCCGGTCGCGATACCCGGGGCGATCGCGCGGTTCGTGCGGGAGTGCTCCCGCTGA